The following are encoded together in the Bombus pascuorum chromosome 10, iyBomPasc1.1, whole genome shotgun sequence genome:
- the LOC132911154 gene encoding serine-rich adhesin for platelets-like encodes MLNLILTEMANRRLMLQYLKVTLYATMFEGGKNTNTAKTAENTASSISENRNKFRRIEGDDAKADVKQDSENLKKDSMPEFPAIKTSSTIVDTLHISNAFNALTLSNNKYVKTAQTLEPVSRACQEEWTDKWNNLEFPAPKSSILTPVTVSLSKKQYSFGDTSTSQFLGSPTSESKESARDNAESRSTPFCWKATTTTTLSSPAFQVPTAAQTLHKSGTSKSSILKPPTFNLSKKQYSFGDTSTSQFLGSPTSKSKESACDNAESRSTPFWWKSTTTTTLSSPAFQVPNASQTLHNSGTPESSILVPTTFSLSNKQCEFDGAISRKSCTSPVLENKPAACDSTPTNQKETTYNTTLGMPTVRGTLSVKSVVSGDSTVRTSTGESTPLIRVHQKFIFNAIPTEPAVMPGTRFNFPTNMIPPVSTQIQISIDSTDYTFNGPNPELAAFPQCPTTSSFSISQPVTQSQQLSTSSSIPLECVFNFDSSPGDHTAEPGSIQSEGFNFNPNTRPSFRFSVYEFKYLQNIKLFYTLIAGSFFHKKNVLPCVVLVHLLKYNEILRLLEYNEILRLL; translated from the exons atgttaaatttgatattaacagAGATGGCCAACAGGAGATTGATGTTACAATATCTAAAAGTAACTTTATATGCGACAATGTTtgaaggaggaaaaaatacaaatacagcAAAGACAGCTGAAAATACAGCTTCGTCGATctcagaaaatagaaataaatttcgaagaattgaAGGTGATGATGCAAAGGCCGATGTAAAGCAAGATTCAGAGAATCTGAAGAAAGACTCAATGCCAGAATTTCCAGCGATTAAGACTTCTAGTACAATAGTAGATACATTACATATTTCCAACGCTTTTAATGCTCTAACAttgtcaaataataaatacgtaaaaactgCACAAACACTTGAACCAGTTTCACGTGCATGCCAAGAAGAATGGACCGATAAATGGAATAACCTTGAATTTCCAGCTCCCAAATCGTCAATTTTAACACCAGTTACTGTTAGTTTAtctaaaaaacaatattcatttgGTGACACAAGTACGAGTCAGTTTCTTGGTTCTCCAACGTCAGAAAGTAAAGAGTCAGCGCGTGATAACGCAGAGAGTAGATCTACGCCTTTCTGTTGGAAAGCAACAACGACAACAACATTATCAAGTCCAGCATTCCAAGTACCTACTGCAGCACAAACTTTGCATAAATCTGGAACATCCAAATCATCAATTTTAAAACCacctacttttaatttatctaaaaaacaatattcatttgGTGACACAAGTACGAGCCAGTTTCTTGGTTCTCCAACGTCAAAAAGTAAAGAGTCAGCGTGTGATAACGCAGAAAGTAGATCTACGCCTTTCTGGTGGAAATCAACAACGACAACAACATTATCAAGTCCAGCATTCCAAGTACCTAATGCATCACAAACTTTGCATAATTCTGGAACACCCGAATCATCGATTTTGGTACCAACTACTTTTAGTTTATCTAATAAACAATGTGAATTTGATGGCGCAATTTCACGTAAATCTTGCACTTCTCCGGTGCTAGAAAATAAACCTGCAGCTTGCGATTCAACACCAACAAaccaaaaagaaacaacataTAATACAACACTCGGGATGCCAACTGTACGTGGCACATTGTCAGTGAAATCAGTAGTATCTGGTGATAGTACTGTTAGAACGTCTACCGGCGAGTCAACGCCTCTTATACGTGTacatcaaaaatttatatttaacgccATTCCTACTGAACCGGCTGTAATGCCTGGGACTCGATTCAATTTTCCTACGAATATGATACCTCCTGTATCGACTCAGATTCAAATATCGATTGATTCCACCGATTATACATTTAACGGACCTAATCCGGAACTAGCAGCATTTCCGCAATGTCCAACTACAAGTTCATTTTCTATATCGCAACCTGTTACCCAAAGTCAACAATTGTCTACTTCATCATCTATTCCTCTAGAATGCGTGTTTAATTTTGATTCGTCACCAGGAGATCATACAGCT GAACCTGGTTCAATCCAGTCCGaaggatttaattttaatcccaATACTAGACCATCGTTCCGTTTTAGTGTTTATGAATTTAAgtatctacaaaatataaaattattttacacattAATAGCAGGAtcttttttccataaaaaaaatgtgttgCCATGTGTTGTTTTAGTGCACCTACTCAAGTACAACGAGATACTGCGTCTACTCGAGTACAACGAAATACTGCGTCTACTCTAG